tttttttgtttccttttcgaTATATGTATGCATAATagatagttatatattttacccagcatgtttttctttttatattgttGTCGATACTTAATGATTTATTGAATATGTGATTAGTTAGATGATTTGTTTCCtacatttctattttttttatataatggcgattgataaatatttgatgatcgattttttttttgatatgtcaatttatttatatagttagttaataaaatttattatttattttggagttattttattttgtctaaGTAATTAATGTGTTTGTAAGGTTTGAGACTATACCAGAAAAACCTAATTTTAAAAGGTCACAAATATATTTATggctaaaaatatctaaaactacATTAGATGAATAgtataagaaatgaaataatcatttttattatgtcGTTTTCTGGACTAAAATATGGTCGGAGCCACAACTTGTATGATTATcctatcatatatataatagttcCTATACAGATCAGGAACACGCAACAAAAAACATAACTCAAATTaccagaagaagaaacaaacaacTCCAAATATGGAAATTCTCACTGCAGTTCTCGTCCTATTTCTAATCTTAGGGTTTATACTAATCTGCTCGTTTTCAACTAAAGCCCTAAAACCACAAAAAGAACCCTCCACCAAGCTAAAGTCGTATCCACTCATTGGCTCAATCCTCTCCTTCAAAAAAAATCGCCACCGTCTCCTCCAATGGTACACCGACCTCCTCCGTCTCTCTCCATCTCAAACAATCACCGTCGAACTCCTCCTCAACCGCCGAACCATTGTCACGGCCAACCCCGAAAACGTTGAGCATATTCTCAAAACGAACTTTTGTAACTTCCCTAAAGGCAAACCTTTCACCGACCTCCTCGGAGACCTACTTGGTGGTGGAATCTTTAACTCGGACGGAGAGTTATGGAGCTCCCAGAGGAAACTCGCCAGCCACGAGTTTACAATGCGTTCCCTAAGGGAGTTCACTTTCGAGATCCTCCGTGAAGAGGTCGAGACCCGCCTCGTCCCCGTGCTTTCCTCCTCCGCGGATGGAGGAAGGACGGTGGATTTTCAAGAGATCTTGAAACGTTTTGCTTTTGATGTAGTTTGCAAAGTTTCTTTGGGTTGGGATCCGAATTGTCTTGATTTGACCCGACCCGTTCCAGCTCTTGTCCAGGCTTTTGACGTAGCGGCGGCGATCAGCGCTCGCCGCGCGACGGAGCCGGTTTACGCCGTGTGGAAGCTGAAGCGTTTGTTGAACGTAGGGAGCGAAAGGAAGCTCAGAGAAGCGATCAAGACCGTGCACGTGTGCGTGTCCGAGATCGTCCGGGCAAAGAAGAAAAGTCTCAAACTCTGTGGTGACGTGTCGGACAAGCAAGACCTCTTGTCTAGGTTTCTCGCGGCCGGCCACGACGAGGAAGCCGTGAGAGATTCGGTGATCAGCTTCATCATGGCGGGGAGGGATACTACCTCGGCGGCGATGACGTGGCTTTTCTGGTTGCTGAGTGAGAACCCTAACGTGGAGAAGAAGATTCTTGAAGAAGTAAGAAACAAGGGATCGTTGGAGTTAGGGGTTGAGGATTTGAGAGAAATGAGTTACATGAAAGCTTGTCTATGTGAAGCAATGAGGCTTTATCCACCAGTGGCTTGGGACTCAAAGCATGCAGCAAACGACGACGTTTTACCGGACGGGACACCAGTGAAAAAAGGAGACAAGGTTACTTATTTCCCTTACGGTATGGGAAGGATGGAGAACGTTTGGGGTCAAGACTGGGACGAGTTTAGACCGAACAGATGGTTTGAGGAGGAACCAAATTACGGTACAAAACCGGTTTTGAAAAGTGTGAGCTCGTTCAAGTTTCCTGTGTTCCAAGCCGGGCCAAGGGTTTGTATAGGCAAAGAAATGGCGTTTATGCAGATGAAATACGTGGTTGGTTCGGTTTTGAGTCGGTTTGAGATTATACCGGTTTGCGAAAACCGACCGGTATTTGTTCCTCTTCTAACGGCTCACATGGCTGGTGGGCTGAAGGTTAAAATCAAGAGGAGAAAGCATTAGTGATGTCCCCTTTTAATTAATCAAGTCATCTTGTCCTTATAGAATATTCACCGAATATGTAAAATGTGTGGTTGATACATTAAACCAAATTTATAGTAATCAGTTTGATAGACGTGTGTCTATAAAGTAAACAATTTGTGGGTGTATTTCTTCTATCATCTAGACTTTTATTGAAATTGAAATGTATAATTTGTTAAAGTATGTATATGAATGAATTCTTTTAAcatgatattttaaattgataagaaTCCAGCAAATAGTAGGACATAATGGGGCAGATTACAGTAACGATTGGTTCATACAGCGAAGAGATGGAACAGAAATGCATCACAATCTTGTCCTATGTCCAATAAAATACGTACACACAAATCACAATACTGTCATCTTTTAGACTACATTCAAATCCTATTATTAAACTATTGGCTCCAATGGTCATCTTTTTGCTGTAAGTGACAAGTAACCAGTGGGAgacaaaaataatttgatagcatatttttatttagagtttgtaattttgaaaattttttttctattttgttattttaatttctcAAGTAACATTATCACAAGTTATTTCAGCTTTAGTTTTCCAAGTAATTGTACTTGAGTTTCTTGATTTGTCTTTATATCTTGTAAACACAGACCAACAAAGCTTGAGATACAAATCATACTCCTCTTCACATCTTTTGTTATACTACTGTTAGTATCTTAAATTATTTAACAGTTCCATTTATAAACAATGAATGCGATGTTGCAACAGATGAGATATGAAAACGATTTTGATTGGTTGGCCAGAAGACCAGAACAAAAGacgaaataaaatatttggattGAAAATAAGATACAATCAATGTAGGTCCCTATTCAAGGCTTTGTTAAAATAATCAAGGTACACAAGTCTTTGTTTGTCCGaaattaaactatttaaatGTGATAAGTGACAACTGTAAATGTGATTTTTCAGTAAACTAATAATAGGGGATTGTATAAAGAGTAGTGGTCGCGTAAGcataagaacaaaaagaaagcaATATGTCTACTTTCTCGagctaaaatctaaatataaaacTCTTCCTTCTTTTGGACACACCAATAAACCGGAGTCTTGAACCGGTTTTCTATAAACCGATGAATTCAAACCGGACACTAGGGTTTCTGGGTTTATAAATCATTGCGCCAAAAAACCCGAGTCTTGACAATAAGGAACTCACCATCCACCAATCTAGCTTTTTTCTAGGTTTTGGACGGTAGCAGTATCTTGAGAGTTGTAGAGAGACATGGACCTAATGAATAGGTTAACAGATGACTTGCTGGTCAAGATATTATCGTTTCTCCCCACAAAAGTTGCAATCTCCAACCAGCATCTTGTCTAAACGATGGGAGTGTCTTTGGATGTGGTTACCAAAACTCGAGTATATTAGCAGATGTTTGAATGCAAGGGTTTCAAGTCCGAATACGAGAGTTCACTACGGTGTTTTCTTGACAGAAGCATACCATTACATAGAGCTTCGGTCATCGAAAGCCTCCGCCTCGATTTAGCTTATTCAGGTTGTAAAGCTGAAGATATCAAACTGTGGATGGTAATCGCAGTTTCCTCGCTTCTTACGCGAGCTTGAAGTTTGTTATCTTGATCATCTGGACAAGAACAACATATTACCAAGTAGCTGTACGCCTCTAAATCTCTAGTGACTTTGAAACTTAGCGGCAACATTCGCTTGGATGTTCCTCGTATGGTTGGTCTTCCTCCTCTGAAAACTTTGCAACTTCGACATCTGAAGCTCTTAGATGGACAATCTTTTCGAAAGCTCCTATCTATCTGTCCTGTTCTTGAAAATCTGTCGGTCATGCTCTATGGTGGTTATGTCAATATGGGAAAGATCACGGTTATCATCCCCTCTTTGCTAAGTTTATCACTAGAAATACCTTCTACTGGTCTTCAATATGGTCTTGTAGATGGTTTAGTGATAGATACCCCGTCTTTGAAGTATTTGAAGCTTGAGGATTATGATAATAATAATCACTCTTGTCTTATTGAGGATATGCCTCAGGTGGAGGAGGCATATCTAGATGTTAAGTGTCCTGATATTGAGAGACTTATAGGATCAATCACATCCGTCAAGCGGCTTACCCTTATCTTTGGAGGTAAATCAGTTAATTAACTGCAACTCTGTGTCCGTTTATAGATTCATTTGTTAATTGTTAGTGAATGAATAAAAATTTTACATGGGTTGTTGAAAAATTATTGAATGGTTAGAGTTATAGCCAATTAGTTTTAATATGGAAACTCAAGATAACTTTGAATTTAATATTAGACTTTCTACATTTTTCATTCCCAGGCAGGCTATATATCAATGGCAGGTTTGTTTTCGACCAGCTTGAGCATTTGGAGCTATGCGTAAGCACTGATTGTGCGTCTAGTCTCCTTGTCCGGTTTACTCGAAGATTCCTAACTTACGAGAGCTAGACCTCTATGAAAATGGTAAGTAAGCTTCTTTTACACTTTTACTATAGTCtctaattaaatatttcttaattatttataaaaagactCCTAGTGTAAGTCACAGTAGTGTACTGGGTTTGAATCAACTGCTTTTGCTCGATGGCAGGATCATAAAAAGGTTATATGGCTTCGTGGAATCAACCGGGACACTGTTCCCAATGTATTATGTCGAGTTTGCAAACTTTCAGCTGGTCAGGGTACTGTGGAATACCACAAGACAAAGATATTGTGGTTTACATCTTGACAAATGCTTGTCAATTGAAGACTGCAACAATCTCGTCTGACGATATTATACTCCCAAGTATGAGATGATAAAGAGTTGTCACTTTCCTACGGAGCAATCGGCCACATGCCGACTCGTATTTGATAaggatctttttattttttagattgtTTTCGTTTAgaagttattcttgggttcaccaaccaatagaaacttgttATCTTAGATtgagtatttttaaaaaaagaaaacaaaaataattgtccaattgcattatatttttaaaataaataaaaataataataacaaaaacaaaaatttttgaaaaataatttaaaatccgCCAGCAAAAAACtgataccctaaaccctaatcctaacccCTAAACCCGATAACCCCtaaaacccttggataaatcataaactctaattcataaatatcaaactctaaatcataaaatactgaatttttaattctaaatcttaaactttagataaattttaaaccttaaagatttatatatagtttttttaaaatacatttatacaattactattacttttatttatttttacttttttattaaaacataatataattgacaattattttgttttctttttcaaaaagatactcaatctaaaataactaattcATATTGGTGGCTGAacccctagggggtgaacccaagaaaaagttTTTCGTTTATAATATTAGAATCCAAATCGAACTTTACCATTTGTGTCTTGTCGTCCAAGAAAGTGAAGACACAATGGAAATAATTAAGTATGCTCCATTTCTAGtataattaatgaaattaatAACTTTTAGCATTGTTGAGTATTATATTGGGAAATTATCTTTAAATcccgaactttcaaatttggttcaaaaaaaaacttgaactATTGCTTGGACTATTTAAAGCACAGACTAATTTTGACAAGCCGTTTAAAGCCTCAAATTAATTTGACTAAGCCATATTCAATATGTCGTTATCTCGTTATAACGACACCGATTAAACGGGTTAACTTCTGTTTACTGTTCCGTTAAATCTAAGCTATGTCGTTTGAAACAGAAAAACTCCTAAATTACTATCTTCTCAAAATCGCAATCCATAAATTTCTATCTTCTCAAAATTGTAATCCCTAGTTTCCCGGATTCTTTTGTGTCTTTAATAGCAAAGGTATCACATGTAATCCACACTTACACTTCGGTGGGAACCCACGCTCTCTTCTTCAGATTGTTCTCTGAAGATGAACTCATCCTGAAATCAAGAGAGAgtttgtatttttgatttggGGAATTAGGGATTGCGATTTTGAGAAGATAGAAATTTAGgagtttttataatttcaaaacgACGTAACTTAGGTTAACAGAACAGTAAACGGAAGTTAATCCCGTTTAATCGTGTCGTTAGCCGAGATAACGACGTATTAAATATGGCCTAGTCAAATTAATTCGAGGCTTTAAACGGTTTTGTCAAAATTATATGTGCCTTAAATGGTGCCCAAGCAATAGTTCAGGGCTTTtttgaaccaaatttaaaagttcaggatttaaaagacaattttccCGTATTATAGTAACAAAATCATCGTAAATAATGTTGATTGTTGAGTAAAACAAAGGTCTCCAACCGATTATTTGCAGTAAACCGAACCCCGGCAAAGATTTTAAATTCTCGAATGGTTAACCTTAATCCGGCCCACTGCATCCTAGCCTTACAGTAAAATACCAATATAGGTTAACACAAGATCAtcatctcatcatcatctttagGTGAGATCTTAGATCTTTACGTTTTGTATTCTGTCTCTGCTTCTTATGTTTCCCTCCTTAGAATGTTTTAGTTTTGGGATGAACAATAATAATCTAATTTCTAAAGAATTGGGTTTGtgtgatttgaatttttttttagggTTTCCGATGGCTGGGAAGATTAACGCAAGAgaattatcatcatcatcattcaccGGAAGGTGAGATCTTAGATCTTTACGATTTATTACTCTGCTTCAGTCAAGTGTTTCGAAATCTAATTCCTATATAATTGCTTTGTgtgatttgaatatttttttttaatagggATTCCGATGGCCGGGAGGGTTAAAGAGTACTACAGGTATCCGGCCTTGGAAGCTTCTCACAAAGGACTTGTCCGCCGTTATTTTGCGGACGTGTTGTAATGAGATTGTGGATGATCTAAAACGGATTCGATCGTGTCATGGAGCCAAGACGGTAAGAGTTTCATCTTTTGGAATCAGGACAAGTTCTGCAGTGATATCTGCTACCCAAGTATGGACTTACTACGTTTCCAACGTTCATCCGGCCGGCTTAGCGTCACCTATGTAAGTAAACCTATTTTCTTTGGACTACTTTGGTTATAATTCTTAATGTTTTTGGTTGTTTATTTCCCATTGTTCCTTGTTTTTTGTAGCGTTTCCGTAAAG
This sequence is a window from Raphanus sativus cultivar WK10039 unplaced genomic scaffold, ASM80110v3 Scaffold1117, whole genome shotgun sequence. Protein-coding genes within it:
- the LOC108809304 gene encoding cytochrome P450 94B1-like: MEILTAVLVLFLILGFILICSFSTKALKPQKEPSTKLKSYPLIGSILSFKKNRHRLLQWYTDLLRLSPSQTITVELLLNRRTIVTANPENVEHILKTNFCNFPKGKPFTDLLGDLLGGGIFNSDGELWSSQRKLASHEFTMRSLREFTFEILREEVETRLVPVLSSSADGGRTVDFQEILKRFAFDVVCKVSLGWDPNCLDLTRPVPALVQAFDVAAAISARRATEPVYAVWKLKRLLNVGSERKLREAIKTVHVCVSEIVRAKKKSLKLCGDVSDKQDLLSRFLAAGHDEEAVRDSVISFIMAGRDTTSAAMTWLFWLLSENPNVEKKILEEVRNKGSLELGVEDLREMSYMKACLCEAMRLYPPVAWDSKHAANDDVLPDGTPVKKGDKVTYFPYGMGRMENVWGQDWDEFRPNRWFEEEPNYGTKPVLKSVSSFKFPVFQAGPRVCIGKEMAFMQMKYVVGSVLSRFEIIPVCENRPVFVPLLTAHMAGGLKVKIKRRKH